The Carassius gibelio isolate Cgi1373 ecotype wild population from Czech Republic chromosome B18, carGib1.2-hapl.c, whole genome shotgun sequence sequence CGTTCATTATTAAACACCTAACGGCTATCttgtaatgtttatataaatggtGCATAACAGTGCACCCAATAAGCTATTTTCTTCCTCTGTGTATGTAGGAACAGAAATAGAGATTTCACCTGGCATTCTAGTAGTTTTTAGTAGTTTAAGTGTGTCTAGGTCGATGTGAATCTGATGTAGTTCACACTGACCATGTTAGAGCTAGTCAACAGTATGGTGATAGGAGTTAGAGAACATCCCCAAGCACAAAACCGACTGAATTATTGATCTGGAGAAAGGAGATACAGTGGGAGTGTTGTGCTGCTCAAAGATAGATGAGGAAATGAGAGAACTCTTAGCAATCACATAGCAACTCCCAGAAAACTTTGTAGCACTGCACAAGCTTTgcacaaacaaagaaacataaaaatcacatttcatgacaaaatgtactcaccccaggacaaagagtttgtttcttcatcagatttggataaatgtagcattccatTACTGTCTCAGCAagggatcatctgcagtgaatgggtgccgtcagaataagagtccaaacagctgataaaaacatcacaataatccacaagtaattcacacctctccagtccaccagttaatgtcttgtaaaaTGAAAAGATGCATCTTTGTAAGAAACAAAGCTGTCATAAAGCTGTTTTGAAGTCCTCTGTCCATAacaatgtcttgtgaagccagaagcgtgtgttttaaaaaaacaaccccattaagatattttaaatttaaatggttgcttctggctaaaatatgactccataatacataataacacttcctccagtgaaaaagtgaatTTTCTGTTGTCCTACCACATTAAAATCCACTCACATTTTCGTATATATATGTTTTGGTTTGTAAACTGtgcatttctctcctgattcagaacagATGACTTattcactggaaaaaaaaaaaacattattggacAGAGGACTTCAAAACTGATTAATGAAATCTTTGATTTTTTACAAAGATGTACTTTTTtctcttctcaagacattaactgatggactggagtgatgtggattacttgtggattattatgatgttttgatcagctgtttggactctcattctgacggcacccattcagatCCATTGGTGGGAAAGTAATAAAATGGTACATTTCTCCAAAatctgatgaataaacaaactcatatacatcttgcatgacctgagggtgagcacattttcagaaaATCATGCACAGCCTCTTGTGGCTTACAAGACTAACTTCCTTTTTCTACTTTTTTCTATTGAACACAAACAATTTTGCTGCCTGACATCCGTATAAAAATACCAAATCCAGCTCTGCTGCTCTGCTTATTCAGCTGCAAAACATGCTGCAATTAAGGTGTCATTTACTCTGTTCCCAGAGACGTACCCGATTTACAGGCAGAACCTGAACCATCATATGCTAGCGCCTCTCTAGATGAAACACTAAGCTCATCACAACAGCTGCGGCTCTACCCACtgatacacatgcacacaaaggAGAAGAAAACACTCTGTTCTTATTGGGTACAAtgaatttatttagtttcactCTTAGGAGGAGGGGTTTTAATTTAACAGCTGGGCCACTGGGTTCTCATAATGGAAATGAAACCTAGGTGGAGTAAGTTTTAACAGACAACAAATAAACTCTATGGAGCTGTTTGCATCATTAATACGGGCGTATGCTTGACTTTTTTGTCTGCTTGATTTGATTATAGTGTTTCTTTAAAAGATTCATATCAAATGTGagataaaagatttttttaaagaagtttcttctctGCTTACTAAGGCTGCACTTATTAGTGGACGACCGATATATTGCCaaagccgatatatcggccgatatttggcatttatCAAATATCGGCATCGTCTGATATGTTTTTTTGATTGGCTGATGTGTTTGAAGTGGTTGAACACGGATAGAAGTCTttttaataatcagatagaacggttaaaggaaataatgtatacaaaaagaattataacgattgcttttatattattagtaataggaAGGCAAAATTTATAATACTTTCTggtttgccatcagcattaagcaaatactcatttatttcatttaaacaaatcttcgAATGactaacaaatatttaatttcacaaacattgcaaacatagtcgaatccagctgtgagatcagCCGTGTTAACTGAATGCTTTAaacgtgatttcaaattatgctgcactttatgcatttgcccagtgtcatatttatgtcattttcaacatctgctgtatgtaaaatgagtgttaccctgaAGTGTTACCCTGATAAAATATGATCCCCAATGCAcaaaaacttcccagaatactgagtgccctgttggttacagtggttATGTATTTTCAGGATTTAAGAAAATATCAAAGgaacattatttgaaatagaaataataatagaaagtaacatacattataaatgtcaactttttatcagtttattgagtccttgctgaatatatatatatttctgtgctTGTGTCCCGTACCTTCTTTCTGTGGAGTGGCGGCTTCTGCATCCACCTCGTCTTTCTCTGCATTGCAGCGGTAGCCTTTCTTCTTGAGTATGTTGCAGATGAGAATTCCCAGAAGGCCCATCACACAGAAGATAGGCACCAGTGCAAACACAGCATACTCCGTGCTCTTCTCCTCTGGACCCTGAACGCTGGTGGCGTTTGCGCCTCCCACTCCAGACCTGTTGGGGGCGCTCTTAACAACGTTACGTCTCCGCCGGCTGTGTGGCTCTATAGATATACACATAGACATAATTACTTACAACAAATTATTGCAGTTCTAAATGGCTCAAAAGGGgtaattaaatgtaacaaaacacttaaaaattaaTCATTATACAACATTTTGATCAAACTTTGATAATTgcatttatcttttaaaaacattgattGACAATATCAAAAAATTGACATTGGTGTTGTTATATTCAAATTAGGTGAATTTGAAAACAGATGGATCGTAaggtaattatttatttcttataattaattattgttatgTCGATATTTCTAGTGTGCTAATATTCCAACCGACAGCCAGCTTAAGTTTTTGACAGATGTGATAACATACATAATGGGTGAAGTATGGTTTtgggaaaattataaaaaatgctgGAGACGTTCGAAATGCTTTTTGCGTAGATCATTATAATAATTGTAcagaattcaattaaattcatggCATAAATAAAAACCATGTTGCTCAGAGATTCATATCGTTTGGCTTgtcaactattatttttttactaccaaTAAAGGAGCCGTTTTTAATGTGAAAAGTTGTTTTCATTTTCTCTAATAacgaaaataatttattttaacccATGAAAATGCAGATCCTGCTGTAAATAATATAGAAAATCAACTTTGTAAAATCATTcttccaattatatatatatatatatatatatatatatatatatatatatatatataaatgtaagattttatataatttatgctGTTTAAGAattcattacagtaatgagaatctaACAAGATTTACTAGAAATAATAAtagtgaatatttaaaaaataacaacaaaagttTAAATTCTGACTGTTGGATGAGTCGCATTTGAAGTTATTGTGAAAAAGCCAATGTATTGGAATGAGTTTCCACCTTATTATCTTGCAGAAGAATTCTTTATTCTTATGTTAATACTGTCCAATTcaaatatttatagatttttttcttctatgtACTTTATTGTTTATGAAGAGTAAACTGAACAGATAGGTGCGGCCCTCAATTACCAGGTTGGCTGTGTAACATTCAGACAACACTGATGTATAAAATGCAAAACACTTACTCCTGACGCAGGCGTGGAGGGTGGAGGACTTCCATGTAGCAGCAGGGTGAAACCTAAAAAAATATGTCAGTTCATAAATACGCCCCCTCTATGCTTTCAATTTCATTCAGTCTTGGAAAAATTGTGAGACTAGGAAAACACATCTGCTCTGACACCACAGTGACGTAATGATGAAGATTTTTTGTTCTTTACCCAGGAAGACATCCTCCACACACAGCGTCAGAGAGTGAGGTCGGTGCGGTCGAGATCCAGCGCTTCAGTGTCCTGCAGGAGACATGTGGGCGGCACGGCTCAGTGTCATTGGTTTCAGAGAAGGTGCCGGCTGGGCAAGTCCGGCACAATCCGGTCTCACCAGGACCCTCAACTTCCCCGCAAGCCTTAATGAAACAAATACACACCACCAAGATGACATAACCACAAACTGTGGCTATCATTTTCTgcactaaatacattttataaatacattactGAAAAGAagaatacaaatgacaaaaaataactgTATCAACTCTTAGGAGGAAGGGTTTTAATTAAACATCTGGGCCACTGGGTTCATAATTGAAATTAAACTCAGGTGGAGTTAGTTTTAACAGACAACAAATGAACTCTATGGAGCGGTTTGCCTCATTAATACAGGCATATGCTTGACTTTTTTGTCAGCTTGATTTGATTATAGTGTTTCTTTAAAAGATTCATATCAAATGTGAGATAAAAGATCTTTTTaagtttctgaaagaagtctcttctctgctcaccaaggcttcacTTATttgtggtcgaccgatatatcggccgatatttgggaTTCTAAGAAGCTTTACTCGTAAGCACaatggtttaaaaagaaatataaaatgtacagaTACATTATTGTAATGAcaatgaaaatgtaaagaaataatgtcacgatgcaaaaaaaaaaaaactttttttttattctctttatataattttttttcttttctttttttttttagcttcccTTGGACAGATACACTCACATAACTTTTTAGGTTTGGcttgtcagataataaaaaaaaacattgagatcTTGAATGTGCATAAATGCAATCATATGATACATTTGAAAAGAATCTGTTGTGTTTTTCTgctatactgtatgtgtaaagTGTAGTGAATTCTCTTTACAGAGATCATAATATAGGACATTCTGGACTGGGCACGTTTTGTGGATTATGTTTTTTGGTGGTGTTATCTCTCACCGTGGTGGGCTCCTGTCCGGGTGGACAGAGCGGACACACACACCCGTCCTCCCACCGACACTGAGCCGCTAACGTCCCCCATAACTCCAGCAGCTACAGACACACACCACACCAGTCAGTGTTAAAATCACACATACACTCATGCCTGTGAGAATCAAACTAGAACTtactgctgtatatatatattacgatAATACAGTGGGTAAAAAACAGGATAGTAAAGTGTAGTTTAAAGCAGGCGAACTTTTTCATTAATCGATATCACAATATATTCCCCAGTTGATTAATCACAATACATTAAGacttttgttttgtattgcatGTTTTCggaaatgctatatatatatatatgacatatttttggatgttttatttggatatttatttttatcatgtaataaatcagaaaatatggtAAACTGACAGAAAAAAAGGTTGTTTTAGGAACTTTTTTAATCAGTcaaaatgatatatgaacaaacccctctgtaaaaaccttcagaatataaatatattgtcatttttgttaAGTTGTTAAGACAAATTTAGTGTTTTAGTGTTCAGATTCacagttttacaaaaaatatgtttttaacattttctacttaaaaatgtcatatttaattcaatgtgttatttgTTTCTACACCAAACTCTTTTCAGTGtagtaataaaactgtaaaatctgGTGTATGCAGGTGCTGTTAGGGTTTTCTGGCACATTGCATGAgcgaaaaaataattttgaatcactttaaaatgtgtattttaatcgAAATCTACAaatgcaaatagataaagtgtaataaaatatgtattttggatGTTGCTTTCCACTAGCCTGAAAGTACACAAGTTATGCAAGCAAAATAAAGCTCAGTATTTCAAAATTGTCCAGTGCATGAAAAACATTGTGTTTGACTGTAGTGTCTCGCCTAATTGTGGCATTACAGAATGAGATGTCTCTTCATTGACTACACTGCAGGTTCTCAGTGAAGTGAAGGAAGGGACATTCAGAGAAGTGTGAGAAGAGACACAGTGTTCTGAGAGAAACCTCACTGTAATATCCCTCATTAATTACTGATGACAACACACCGCAGTAatcacaggtacacacacacactttaatgaaGAGTCTGATACTTACGATCAGACAGACAGGAGCTGAGCAGTAAAGGTGGTTCTTCATCTTCTTCAAAATATTCTTCTATACTCATGTAATCTGAAAAAGACACGGCAGGAACTCAATGACACATGCGGCAAATATAACATCATCAGCGTCAGCAGAAGCCACCTTAACCTCACCATGCCAGAGACAGGTAAACAGCACTTAGACTCTCTTGTGATGCACACAGTGGGTTTGTATGTGTACAGGAGTCATCTATAAGCTAAAGGGTGACATAAATAGTCAGCTGAACTAAAGCAGGCCTGTGGTTTGGTGCAGCACTGCTTTTCTTGGCCTATTTTTAGACCAAATATGCCCAGTCAGGCCAGAAACCACTTACTGGATCTACTGGAGCAGGAGAGAGAAATGGTGCTCTGATGAGAAAATAGTGAAGTATTTTTCAAATACTCCACTCAAAACCTTTTCTCAAATACATGAGATTCACTGGAGATCAGACTTTAGCTGGAGTTTCCTGCTTCTCAGATTTtgtgtcaaagaaaaaaatattgttaaactCACATGTCCCCCATCTAGTTTAAAATGAGATTGCATCTCAAAATGTGTTTCATGAGCAAATTAAAAATCACAGACTTAATACGAACTCTGAGCTGCTCTCCAAATTCATTTGAAATCATAAcaatctgtcttttttttcttctctaatTTTATACACAAGATGCAAGACTCCAGAGAATTTTCCTAAGCTTTGAATTAACAAATTTGACTCATTTTAtaagttttaacttaatgaacattaagtaaaataaataaataaataaaaaaatctgtaggaAAAAAGGACATTTTAGTTGAATTAATTTACAAACATTTCCTTTTAccctaaaacacaatgcaatgtaatgcataattcaaaatattagtaaaaaaaaatgtattaaaataaattactatatcatattattagattatttttaCAGACTCTTCTTACTCTACAATATTCTTTAAGATACATCTCTATATAATATTAACTTAttaaacttcattaaaaataaaacaatgctaTATAACACTTCTTCATCAGTTCCACAGCAGATATGGAAACGATAAAGAATGCTTTGATCTCGTCGTCATGACAACAGAACGCACACAGGTGCCCACTGAGAGCCACACTTACCCCAGTGTGGTGCTGTGCTCTGTTGCCCTGGTAACAGCTGATGCTCTGCTCACTATGATGATGCTCTGCTCACTGTCTCACTGTACCTGTCTGCATCACGCTGTCATTCCTTATACTGCCACTCAAAACCACAGCCCCGCCCACCACCCAGCAGGCCCCTCCTCCTTTACCACAATCGTCCAATCAGATGAGCTCACTGAGGATTTACACATCGTGGTGAAGAGGTTTTTACATTCCAAGTAAATTTTTCTAAACCCAAGTGAAGAAAATAAGACATGAATGATTAAAAAAGCACATGTCTGTCTACAAGACATTCTGGCCCACGCTGGTCTGTCCTGCCACTGATTGTAGCTCATGACTACGGCAAAAATGCAATACCTACACTACACATGTCTAACTTAACGGTGAAAGTGATTATGCAAAGAAGCACATGTTCCCGGAACATTCTTGTTTGACCTGGCATGACATCtctatcaaccaatcagattttagGAACAGAGAAATAAATCAACCAATAAATTCCCTCTATTTCTTTTGCATTATATAagactatttattttaatgaatttatcatacatttattttaattatttaaaattaaataactaataGTAATGGTAAATATTTATGGAAAACTTGTAAAGAAAATATGATTGATTTTcatttaaatccatttttttaatgcaaaacaagGTCTTAATAGGCtcaaaatttaattaattcatatatattGATCTTTCacttatattcatatattcatatattcttATATTCAATATGTTTAACTCATATTCTTccatatgcaaaataataataataataaaaaaaatcatgttacctgaaatttgttttgtgaaattcacccacaaaatattttactgtatgtttggcTTGTTCGGATGATAAACGATCCCACAAAAATTTTCTAGAGATAACAATAACATGATACAGTCTCTAAACCTATTCCCTCCGTTGTTTTCCATGAATTAAGACTTGGAAAATATTGATTCAGTGCTAGATCAAAGCAGCTTTTTCATGCATGGATATTAAAGTCATTTGGAATCTGGAATCACGTTAAATTGGTTTTAAAAACAACCTGCAATATTCCTACTAAATATAACCAGTCTCACCCATATCCGGTGGGGAACAGCTTAAATCAAGAACAGTTAAACTGTTGTTTCAGAATGCGAGATATGAAAAGCAACAAACAAATGAGTTTACAATTTTGGCAGCGATCACCCCTTCGCCTTTCACGACAAATGACAGGGCTTTCTTTGGGAAATGTTCAAAGAACAAAcgcccacctcctcctccttCGCCCCGGCCGCCCACCCACAAACCACCACACAGAAACGGCTCATTCTTCACATTTCAAGATCAGCTGTCTCATGCCTGCTTAAATTGAGCTCTTTCGTTGAAAAACAGCAATAAAGTCCCAACAAACTGTAATTACAGTTCTTGCAGCTCTAGCTCGGTATGGTCCAATTTCGGTGGCTTTGGGAGAGCATGAAACAtggcataaagtaaaaaaaaacaacaacaaacataaaacaatcaCCTATAATTATCCATTTTAGGAGCTGTCATGTTACAGATTGGGAACGATGAAGGGGTTGCCCTGGACTGACTTTTGGGAGTGCCGTGTTTTGCAGCTTGTGTCCTGCCAGCACGACGCTCCAGGATCCACACTCGAGTTCTAGACCGGATTCAAGCCATAATACAAGACAAAGCGAGAGTCCCGGTCCAAGAATACAGCTCTGTTCTACAGCCAAAGCTTCAGACGAGAAACCACAGTTTAGCCATCGCTAGACTGATACATTCTTATTGATTAGCTACAACCAAATAAAACAGACAGACGCATCAAATGCAGTTCACAATATATTATGTTTGCTGACTAATAAAAGCAATCCCACAACATTTAAGATCACCCAAATCAGTAATGGGGCTGCTGGTTAATCACTACGGAGGGTCTTGAGACAATAACGGGAGGTTTGTTTGACTTGTTTCAGCTGAGCTTGGTGGTATATAATAAATCGATTGTAGTACTTGATGGTAATATCTGCTTCTATGTCACAAACAGGGAACATTCTCAGAATTGTGGTAACGTAATATTCTGGCATGGTTCTCTCgaagttatgaacaaacatttATTCAgtaactttaaagggggggggggggggggggtgaaatgccatttcatgcatactgagttttttacactgttaaaaagttggattcccatgctaaacatggacaaagttttaaaaattaagtttttttggttgcgagggcaagacaactctgcacatattaccaaaaaaaaaaaaaaaacagcattaagggaccagtggatggagtttatttttacagagcatcaacggagttgtgcaagtgtttttgtttgttccctgcatttcgaagatgcttgttttacaaacaaggcccagtttgatgacggatttgcgtatcgtttttttcttaaggatgatgcaatcccaacgaaaaagggtcacgatcgtgtgttggaaccgcaggcggtgagtaaaactgcttcaaatatctctccctccttgttagtgcgtcccctcccatgccagagacgtgggttcgagccccgctcggagcgagtcgttgctgctgctgctttcgttcagtttcagcctcgggatctgattctggatcataaataaacgactgaatctgactgttagccatggtttgttttggatgatgtttttttttcctcacggtaatgtcacaacttccaaacgctctcaacgcaaaagaatactcgcgctcgtgattctttagctccgcccacacgtcacgcctccagcggctcgtgtttttccggaaaaaaatgGCATAgattttctcttataaatataataaaactaaagactttttggatttatgaaggatgcagtactactctataggtactcaagattaacaggagattgagtgaaaacgagcatttcaccccccctttaatgtaacatttgttcAGAGTGATCTGGTCTTTGATGATGTTCTTAAAACATTAGCACAAGTTTTTTAAGATCTTCCTCCAATGTTTTATGATGTTGCTACTTTCAGAGACCATTTAACAGAAAAGTTCCcatgatatttaaataattaattcaaaaaattgaattatacagcaaaattatgaaacatttttagaattataataaatgttttctattttaatatatgttaaaatgtaagttattcctgtgatcaaagctgaattttcagcatcatcttcatcatcgtctttagtgtcacatgatccttcatttgctgctcaagtaacatttctgattattatcaatgttgaaaacagttgtgctgcttcatattcttcatacaatttcttaaaattatttgataaatagaaagctcgaaataacagcatttttttaattgttactaAATATTTGTCACACTAAATTCTTTTTAActatttaatgcatgcttgctaaatacaaatatgagaaaataaagcatgaaaaaaaacCTTATAGGCCTTATTAAAGAACTCAAGCCATGTGAGATGCTCTTGTAACTCCTGTCGGCATGTTTGGCGCTGACATGTGCCATACGACCACGTGTCACTTCCTGTTCTAGCTCTGAATGTTCAACAACACCATCTTTCTTCAAATCCCCACCAGCCTGGGATTTTAATAGCCAGACACTTTCCATTTCCCCCTCACTTTTACTCCCTCTGTCTCTTTTCCTTCAAATGAACTGACCACCGTATGTTTTCAGCTGCTAACAGCATGTTTTGTAGTGTGTCCTGCATGTTTCAAGATCCATGCCAACCACGTGCTGCGGCCGGTGACCACCACAATCCCTCTGTCACCAGGGGTGAAGGATGTTATGCAACAATTACAGCATCCAAGGGACACCGAATACAAACCTCAGCAGACAATGGGATGAAAAGGGAGTTTCTGCTCATAAAGCTGCATTGGGCTTCATTTTATGTTGCTTATGAACAAAATAAGCATCCCGAGCTATGATGTACTGAGCAGGGAAAAGCAACATTGACATTAGGATGGGACCATCTGTTAGTCAGATCAATGGCAGACAAAAAACCTTtaggaaaacattatttttgtcatttggtAATGCTAGTGCCTCAAAAAGCTCTTCAGCTCTTCAACAGtgcaaaaatatgcaatgcatatatGTATCTAATATGCAAATAGTAGCACAGTAGTAtgtatatggatggatggatggatagaaaagggttctgaaaaacatttcaacctgctgacatataaaaaaaattttttttgaactTGGAAAACATCATTGGGTGGAACTGTCTTTTGAAACCCAATAAGAATGACTTTGCATTTGCTAATGGCTTTTTAATCAGAGTTAAAGAAGCTGCAGTGGTAAATGAAGTGTTTTGTTGCTTGTTTGGATGTGTCTCATGTCCCTGTTTTGGACCATTTGCTTTTAAAAGACGAGGTCACCAATGCACAAACATGATTATGGGCCATGTGCATCATTCTACTGTGGTTTCTACAAAGAAAAACAGAGGAAAACCAATTATTCTCTGAGATGAAACATCTGCCTGTTCAAAATAAGGCCCTTGATGTCATGCCTTAATAACAGTTGCCAACCACCATTCTGGACAAATACCTACAAAATGGCTATTATCTACTCCTATGGACAAGAGATTTGACTATTCATAACCACTGTAGATAGCATAACGATAGCTCTTTTCCCCATTAAATACATGATTGTCTCATAAGTATTAGACTGTGTCTATATTTaggtttgtttgttgtttactCAGTGTTGGCCGAGCTATTCTGACACAAGACACAATTATGATTGTTGACTTCAACTAGTGAAGCTAGCCTTACAAATTACACTGAAGCAATTTAAGGGGAcaatatatttgtaatgtttaaataagttaaatagtAAATGAATAACCATATAAAAGTATGTGTTGGCAATATAACGCAATTAATGCAAAATACAGTACAGGGAATTATAGTAG is a genomic window containing:
- the relt gene encoding tumor necrosis factor receptor superfamily member 19L, whose amino-acid sequence is MKNHLYCSAPVCLILLELWGTLAAQCRWEDGCVCPLCPPGQEPTTACGEVEGPGETGLCRTCPAGTFSETNDTEPCRPHVSCRTLKRWISTAPTSLSDAVCGGCLPGFHPAATWKSSTLHACVRKPHSRRRRNVVKSAPNRSGVGGANATSVQGPEEKSTEYAVFALVPIFCVMGLLGILICNILKKKGYRCNAEKDEVDAEAATPQKEGNLCPYIVDDPNEDTISILVRLITEKKENAAALEELLQEYENKQMALNKSSSIRFPALPHFPPFRSLPRLCSHQHHLHTINGLAPRSGLCCSRCSQKKWPELLLPFETHKSPTNLAKTPEVTVLSVGRFQVAQIPEVKSSSKEASDTDSMDSGHTEPAEERSLLGVSSSCNSASSKSRQEMNI